A stretch of Lactiplantibacillus brownii DNA encodes these proteins:
- a CDS encoding type II toxin-antitoxin system death-on-curing family toxin has translation MNNSERFDGFLICSGNSKKQINQFKRMFAKDNLTKVKKADRNLQLRKLRKDGTLYALDVYYQKEQVGHFGVRMIEPQKMSEKAFGEANKQAEQMFREESVYGIKDFYGLDRVNNSLFGGFGSFEPYPTVTSKAAALWYKIASNQFFNNGNKRTAMLSAIYFLAGNFYTFDVVDANSLYDISLRIANNEWNQKQVENFINAHVSLSYTNMSDALKYGEFSYSQSLIYQNTQ, from the coding sequence GTGAATAACTCAGAAAGATTTGATGGCTTTCTGATTTGCTCTGGTAATTCTAAGAAGCAAATTAATCAATTTAAAAGAATGTTTGCTAAAGATAATTTAACAAAAGTCAAAAAAGCCGATAGAAACCTGCAATTGAGAAAACTTCGTAAAGATGGGACTCTATACGCTTTAGATGTTTACTACCAAAAAGAACAAGTTGGACATTTTGGTGTTAGAATGATAGAACCTCAAAAGATGTCTGAAAAAGCTTTTGGGGAAGCAAACAAACAGGCAGAACAGATGTTTAGAGAAGAAAGTGTATACGGAATTAAAGATTTTTATGGCCTGGATAGAGTTAATAATTCTCTATTTGGAGGCTTTGGATCATTTGAGCCATACCCAACAGTAACATCTAAAGCAGCAGCATTGTGGTATAAAATAGCATCCAATCAATTTTTTAACAATGGAAACAAGCGCACTGCAATGCTCTCCGCCATATACTTTTTAGCTGGTAACTTTTACACTTTTGATGTAGTAGACGCTAATTCACTGTATGACATTTCATTGCGTATCGCTAATAATGAATGGAACCAAAAACAAGTTGAGAATTTTATTAATGCTCATGTATCGCTCAGCTATACTAATATGTCAGATGCTCTAAAATATGGTGAATTTAGTTATTCACAGTCACTTATATATCAAAACACCCAATAA
- a CDS encoding NYN domain-containing protein, producing the protein MKQQLLIVDAYNMIGNWPELNHLKQTDRLPEARDELLNVLTEYKKISGLNITVVFDAMYVPGNSKSYRQADLEIVWTSKDQTADSYIEKLAADKQSRILQVTVATSDQAEQWVIFSEGALRIPALELRKRVREDLKEVRHTALRSQDLGSVRKSPWDDHQLSALEQYRLQLEREHTKRHH; encoded by the coding sequence ATGAAACAACAATTATTAATTGTGGATGCATATAATATGATTGGTAATTGGCCGGAACTCAATCATTTGAAACAAACCGATCGGCTGCCAGAAGCCCGTGATGAGCTGTTAAACGTTCTGACCGAATATAAAAAAATTAGTGGCTTAAACATCACCGTTGTTTTTGATGCGATGTATGTGCCGGGCAACTCTAAAAGTTATCGGCAAGCAGATTTAGAAATTGTTTGGACGAGTAAAGACCAAACTGCGGATAGTTATATTGAAAAGCTGGCGGCGGATAAACAGTCGCGTATCTTACAGGTGACGGTTGCAACGAGTGACCAAGCCGAGCAATGGGTGATTTTCTCAGAGGGGGCTTTGCGGATTCCAGCCTTGGAATTACGTAAGCGAGTCCGCGAAGATCTGAAGGAAGTCCGGCATACGGCGTTGCGCAGTCAGGATCTTGGTTCTGTGCGCAAATCGCCTTGGGATGACCATCAATTATCAGCCCTGGAGCAGTATCGGCTGCAGCTTGAACGTGAGCATACGAAACGGCATCATTAG
- a CDS encoding Mini-ribonuclease 3 — MTVDYQQLNGIALAYLGDAVYEPFIRQHMIELGYTKPTKLHHHATHYVSAKAQAALIARMQDTDILTPTEVDVFKHGRNAKSHTSAKHTDVVTYRISTGFEAVFGYLQLTKQTARIAELAKWCMTEVDEGRVSSVK, encoded by the coding sequence ATGACAGTTGATTACCAACAATTAAATGGCATTGCACTCGCTTATTTAGGCGATGCGGTGTATGAACCATTTATTCGCCAACATATGATTGAACTTGGGTATACCAAGCCCACGAAGTTACACCATCATGCGACTCACTATGTTTCTGCTAAGGCGCAAGCTGCTTTGATTGCGCGGATGCAAGACACAGATATTTTAACGCCGACTGAGGTCGATGTTTTCAAGCATGGTCGCAATGCAAAGAGCCATACTTCAGCTAAACATACTGATGTGGTGACCTATCGGATTTCGACGGGCTTTGAGGCCGTTTTTGGCTATTTACAATTAACGAAACAGACCGCTCGAATTGCTGAGCTGGCTAAATGGTGTATGACAGAAGTAGATGAAGGGAGGGTTTCAAGTGTCAAATGA
- the cysS gene encoding cysteine--tRNA ligase: MLQVFNTLTRTKEPFKPLTPGEVKMYVCGPTVYNYIHIGNARSAIAFDTIRRYFEYRGFKVDYVSNFTDVDDKMIKRAKEDQTTVPAIADRFIKAFTADTAAVNIEPATAHPRASENIPEIIDFIKVLIEKGYAYESDGDVYYHTRKFKAYGQLSDQRIDDLEVGASQHTADEETNRKEDPIDFALWKAAKPAEISWPSPWGAGRPGWHIECSVMSTKYLGDTFDIHGGGQDLEFPHHENEIAQSEAKTGKKFANYWLHNGFVTVGDDNEKMSKSLGNFVTVHDIIKQIDPQILRFFMATTQYRRPIQYSQKNLDEAANNLSKLQNAYRNLTYRLKDAGAGEDAEVQAQLATLTAHFVTAMDDDFNVQNGIAAVYELAKLANVYAGQTTVQTTTLQALQTALTELTSIFGIKLAVSEPTLADADIQALIDEREAARQHKDFAKADQIRDELKAQGIILEDTPQGVRFRKD, from the coding sequence ATGCTACAAGTCTTTAATACGTTAACGCGAACCAAAGAACCCTTTAAACCACTAACACCTGGTGAAGTGAAAATGTATGTCTGTGGTCCAACGGTGTATAACTATATTCATATAGGAAATGCCCGTTCTGCCATTGCTTTCGATACCATTCGTCGATATTTTGAATATCGTGGGTTTAAAGTGGATTATGTGTCTAACTTTACCGATGTGGATGATAAGATGATCAAACGCGCTAAAGAAGACCAGACGACGGTGCCAGCGATTGCGGACCGCTTTATCAAAGCTTTTACGGCGGATACCGCAGCAGTTAATATTGAACCGGCGACCGCCCATCCTCGTGCTTCCGAGAATATTCCAGAAATCATCGACTTTATCAAAGTTTTAATTGAGAAAGGCTATGCTTACGAATCTGATGGCGATGTCTATTACCATACGCGTAAGTTTAAGGCTTATGGTCAATTGTCAGACCAACGCATCGACGATCTGGAGGTTGGTGCCAGTCAACATACGGCGGATGAAGAAACGAATCGTAAGGAAGATCCGATTGACTTTGCTTTATGGAAAGCTGCGAAGCCAGCCGAAATCTCATGGCCGTCACCATGGGGCGCTGGTCGACCTGGCTGGCATATTGAATGTTCGGTAATGTCGACGAAGTATCTCGGGGACACTTTTGATATTCATGGTGGGGGTCAAGATCTAGAATTCCCACATCATGAAAATGAAATTGCCCAAAGCGAAGCCAAGACTGGCAAAAAGTTTGCGAACTATTGGTTGCACAATGGTTTTGTGACGGTCGGCGATGATAATGAAAAAATGAGTAAGTCTTTAGGTAACTTTGTGACGGTTCATGATATTATTAAACAAATCGATCCGCAAATTTTGCGATTCTTTATGGCTACGACGCAATATCGGCGACCAATTCAATACAGTCAAAAGAATCTGGATGAAGCTGCTAATAATTTGAGCAAACTGCAAAACGCTTATCGTAACCTGACTTATCGGTTAAAAGATGCTGGAGCTGGTGAAGACGCTGAGGTGCAAGCACAGTTAGCAACATTGACGGCTCATTTTGTGACCGCGATGGACGATGATTTTAACGTGCAAAATGGGATTGCGGCAGTTTACGAATTGGCTAAATTGGCAAATGTCTATGCAGGTCAAACGACCGTTCAAACCACGACTTTGCAAGCACTCCAGACTGCTTTAACTGAATTGACCAGTATTTTTGGTATCAAATTGGCTGTGAGTGAACCTACTTTGGCGGATGCCGATATTCAGGCGTTGATTGATGAACGTGAAGCGGCTCGCCAACATAAAGATTTTGCAAAAGCGGATCAGATTCGCGATGAGTTAAAGGCCCAGGGGATTATTTTAGAAGATACACCTCAAGGGGTCCGTTTCAGAAAGGATTAA
- the rplA gene encoding 50S ribosomal protein L1: MAKKSKQYQEAAKLVDRDKAYDVTEAVDLVKKMDFAKFDATVEVAFKLNVDTKQADQQLRGAVVLPNGTGKEQTVIVFAKGDKAKEAEEAGADVVGEADLVARIQDGWLDFDVAIATPDMMAQVGRLGRVLGPKGLMPNPKTGTVTMDVAKAVNDSKAGKVTYRTDRDGNVHVPVGKVSFDTDKLVGNFKTIEETITKARPASVRGTFVQNLVVTSTFTPAVRVDLASF, encoded by the coding sequence ATGGCAAAGAAAAGTAAACAATACCAAGAAGCCGCTAAGCTAGTTGATCGTGACAAAGCTTACGATGTAACTGAAGCGGTAGACTTGGTCAAAAAGATGGATTTCGCAAAGTTTGACGCAACTGTTGAAGTTGCTTTCAAATTAAACGTTGATACAAAGCAAGCTGACCAACAACTTCGTGGTGCAGTTGTCTTACCAAATGGTACCGGTAAAGAACAAACCGTTATCGTATTTGCTAAAGGCGATAAAGCTAAGGAAGCTGAAGAAGCTGGTGCTGACGTTGTCGGTGAAGCCGACTTAGTTGCCCGGATTCAAGATGGCTGGTTAGACTTTGACGTTGCAATCGCAACCCCAGATATGATGGCCCAAGTTGGTCGTTTAGGGCGGGTCCTTGGACCTAAGGGCTTAATGCCTAACCCTAAGACTGGGACGGTTACAATGGACGTTGCTAAAGCGGTTAACGATTCAAAAGCCGGGAAGGTTACTTACCGGACCGACCGTGATGGTAACGTGCATGTTCCTGTTGGCAAGGTATCATTTGATACTGACAAGCTTGTTGGTAACTTCAAGACCATTGAAGAAACCATCACTAAAGCTCGTCCAGCCTCAGTACGTGGGACTTTCGTCCAAAACTTGGTCGTTACCTCAACCTTTACACCAGCTGTACGGGTTGACTTAGCCTCATTTTAA
- the nusG gene encoding transcription termination/antitermination protein NusG has product MVESVEKKWYVLHTYAGYENKVSSNLESRAQSMGMEDNIFRVVVPEEESHEVKNGKDKVEMKKVFPGYVLVEMVMTDQAWYIVRNTPGVTGFLGSHGQGSKPTPLLPEEAENILHQLGMSARHTELNVEVGEQVTIIDGAFSGLSGEITEIDNEKMKLKVNINMFGRETSTELDFDQVDQIQ; this is encoded by the coding sequence ATGGTCGAATCTGTTGAAAAAAAGTGGTACGTTTTACACACTTATGCTGGTTATGAAAACAAAGTTAGTTCAAACTTGGAATCTCGGGCCCAATCAATGGGTATGGAAGATAATATTTTTCGGGTCGTTGTGCCTGAAGAAGAATCCCATGAAGTCAAAAATGGGAAAGACAAAGTTGAAATGAAAAAAGTTTTCCCTGGCTACGTATTAGTTGAAATGGTGATGACCGACCAAGCTTGGTATATTGTTCGAAATACGCCTGGTGTGACTGGGTTCTTAGGCTCTCATGGACAAGGGAGTAAGCCAACGCCACTATTACCTGAAGAAGCGGAAAACATTCTGCATCAATTAGGAATGAGTGCGCGTCATACTGAATTAAACGTTGAAGTTGGCGAACAAGTCACGATTATCGACGGCGCTTTCTCTGGTCTTTCAGGTGAAATTACCGAAATTGATAATGAAAAAATGAAATTAAAGGTCAATATCAATATGTTTGGTCGTGAAACGAGTACCGAATTAGACTTTGACCAAGTTGATCAAATTCAATAA
- the rplJ gene encoding 50S ribosomal protein L10: MSKETVAVKAQKVEEVTEQLNKSVSAIVVDYRGLTVEQVTDLRKQLRDAGVKMEVIKNKIMVRAAEKAGYADMNDVFAGPTAVAFSEEDPVAPAKILANFAKTADALQLKGGMVEGKVATLEEIQEYATMPSREELLATIANLLQAPVRNVAYAVKAIAEKGDEDAA, translated from the coding sequence TTGAGTAAAGAAACTGTTGCTGTAAAAGCACAAAAAGTTGAAGAAGTCACTGAACAACTGAACAAATCTGTATCTGCCATTGTGGTTGATTACCGTGGTTTGACGGTTGAACAAGTCACCGACTTACGTAAGCAATTACGTGATGCTGGTGTTAAGATGGAAGTCATCAAAAACAAGATCATGGTCCGTGCCGCTGAAAAAGCTGGTTACGCTGACATGAATGATGTTTTTGCTGGCCCAACTGCTGTTGCCTTCTCTGAAGAAGACCCAGTGGCTCCAGCTAAGATTTTAGCTAACTTCGCAAAAACTGCCGATGCCCTACAATTAAAGGGTGGGATGGTTGAAGGTAAAGTTGCAACTCTTGAAGAAATCCAAGAATACGCTACGATGCCATCACGTGAAGAATTATTGGCTACGATTGCTAACTTGTTACAAGCACCTGTTCGTAACGTGGCATACGCTGTTAAGGCGATTGCTGAAAAGGGCGACGAAGACGCAGCCTAG
- a CDS encoding sigma-70 family RNA polymerase sigma factor: MDEQQLIGLAKSGDTDALLRLTKQYVPVANKLQRQYFIRSYDDDDWGQEALIMMHRATQQYDHRQACSFGAFYRLLLNNRVIDLIRRAQAQKRRPDQEILSLDYEAAMILEELVGPEQLAIDILCIHEVIRRFVTECSKFENQVFEALLHGLTPQGIAAKLKLELAPVINAIDRCRRKLRALLLD; encoded by the coding sequence TTGGATGAACAGCAATTGATCGGGTTAGCTAAATCGGGCGATACAGATGCCTTATTGCGACTGACTAAACAATATGTTCCCGTAGCGAATAAGCTACAGCGCCAATATTTCATCCGGAGTTACGATGACGATGATTGGGGTCAAGAAGCCTTAATTATGATGCACCGCGCAACACAGCAATATGATCACCGGCAAGCTTGCAGTTTTGGGGCTTTTTATCGGTTGTTATTAAATAATCGCGTGATTGATCTAATCCGACGGGCACAAGCCCAGAAGCGGCGCCCAGATCAAGAAATCTTATCGTTAGATTATGAAGCCGCAATGATCTTAGAAGAGTTAGTGGGTCCTGAACAGCTGGCAATAGATATTCTCTGTATTCATGAGGTGATTAGGCGTTTTGTCACGGAATGCTCTAAGTTTGAGAATCAAGTTTTTGAAGCTTTACTGCATGGTTTAACCCCACAGGGGATTGCAGCTAAGCTGAAGTTAGAGTTAGCACCGGTTATTAATGCGATCGATCGTTGTCGGCGTAAATTGCGGGCACTATTGTTGGATTAA
- the rplK gene encoding 50S ribosomal protein L11: MAKKVANVVKLQIPAGKATPAPPVGPALGQAGINIMGFTKDFNARTADQAGMIIPVVITVYEDRSFDFITKTPPAAVLLKKAAGVEHGSGEPNTNKVATVTSAQVKEIAETKMQDLNAADVEAAMRMIEGTARSMGFTVEG, translated from the coding sequence GTGGCTAAAAAAGTAGCTAACGTTGTTAAATTACAAATTCCTGCGGGCAAAGCAACACCTGCTCCGCCAGTTGGCCCAGCATTAGGTCAAGCAGGTATCAATATTATGGGTTTCACAAAGGATTTCAATGCTCGTACCGCTGATCAAGCTGGTATGATCATTCCTGTTGTGATCACGGTTTATGAGGATCGTTCATTCGACTTCATTACCAAGACCCCACCTGCTGCCGTTCTTTTAAAGAAAGCTGCTGGTGTTGAACATGGTTCCGGCGAACCTAACACGAACAAAGTTGCTACGGTAACTTCAGCTCAAGTTAAGGAAATCGCTGAAACTAAAATGCAAGATCTAAACGCAGCTGATGTTGAAGCAGCTATGCGCATGATCGAAGGTACTGCTCGGAGTATGGGATTCACCGTCGAAGGCTAA
- the secE gene encoding preprotein translocase subunit SecE: MRLFRFFGSVGHEMKKVTWPTWRENRRDSWTVISTSLFFVAFFAVFDWIIQLLLKLLMAWH, encoded by the coding sequence ATGCGATTATTTAGATTCTTTGGTTCAGTCGGACATGAAATGAAAAAAGTGACTTGGCCAACTTGGCGTGAAAATCGGCGTGATTCTTGGACCGTTATTTCAACCTCTTTGTTCTTCGTAGCCTTTTTCGCCGTATTTGATTGGATTATCCAATTGTTATTAAAACTATTGATGGCTTGGCATTAA
- the rpmG gene encoding 50S ribosomal protein L33, which translates to MAHKKIALACTVCGSRNYTIDANPNRTRRLEVKKFCKFCGKHTLHRETR; encoded by the coding sequence ATGGCACATAAAAAAATTGCGTTGGCTTGTACTGTGTGTGGTTCTCGAAACTATACAATTGACGCCAATCCTAATCGAACTCGCCGCTTAGAAGTTAAGAAATTTTGTAAATTTTGTGGTAAACACACACTTCATCGTGAAACGCGGTAG
- a CDS encoding alpha/beta hydrolase: MAQLVLIIIGVIIIGILGRIGFKFSQYGQPKHLSPSSQPQTADDSAVTLFIPGYAGNRFSFGGMLQRFVRSGVANKSLVIMIDRHNQPHVTGHLDAYRPMVQLVFATPRVAVRQQAAGVLAVVKYLLAHEHVQTINLVAHSMGGVVLFQYLTTAAQLVNLPEVRKVVTIGAPFNDSEVGQNTYPIENHPLTTSGPTQTTPVYNYFLRTLQRLPNTISYLNIAGNIGDEVQSDGVVALNSALSLKFLLRPVVDRYHEFVVHGKNARHSRLHENYEVDRQIVQFLYPEPTKTVVDKK; encoded by the coding sequence GTGGCACAACTGGTGTTGATCATTATCGGGGTCATCATTATTGGTATCTTAGGCCGAATTGGGTTTAAATTTAGTCAATATGGTCAACCCAAACATTTATCCCCGTCATCGCAGCCACAGACCGCGGATGATAGTGCAGTTACCTTGTTCATTCCGGGCTATGCGGGGAATCGATTTTCATTTGGTGGCATGCTACAACGGTTCGTCCGTAGCGGCGTAGCCAACAAGTCACTGGTCATCATGATTGATCGACATAATCAGCCACATGTGACGGGGCATCTAGATGCGTATCGGCCAATGGTTCAGCTCGTTTTTGCCACGCCACGCGTTGCTGTCAGACAGCAAGCTGCGGGCGTTTTGGCGGTTGTGAAGTATCTATTGGCGCATGAGCATGTCCAAACAATCAATCTGGTGGCACATTCAATGGGTGGCGTGGTCTTGTTTCAATATTTGACCACTGCCGCACAACTGGTCAATTTACCAGAGGTACGCAAAGTTGTGACGATTGGCGCACCATTCAATGATAGTGAAGTCGGCCAGAATACTTATCCCATCGAAAATCATCCGTTGACGACTAGTGGCCCCACCCAAACGACACCGGTTTACAATTATTTCTTGCGCACGCTCCAACGGTTACCGAATACAATTTCGTATTTGAATATTGCGGGCAATATTGGTGATGAGGTGCAAAGTGATGGTGTCGTCGCGTTGAACAGTGCGTTGTCATTAAAGTTTTTATTGCGGCCGGTTGTTGATCGATATCACGAATTTGTGGTGCATGGAAAAAATGCGCGCCATTCGCGATTACATGAAAACTATGAAGTTGATCGTCAAATCGTACAATTTTTATATCCAGAACCGACAAAAACGGTTGTGGATAAAAAATAG
- the rlmB gene encoding 23S rRNA (guanosine(2251)-2'-O)-methyltransferase RlmB: protein MKGGFQVSNDEQQQTNQEPADFVIGRHPAMAAIKSEQQINKVFIQSGLQADVLNDIAKIAKKRNLIVQYVPKQKLDRLTDNANHQGVAVGVAAFEYATIEDLFAVAKAKNEPPFFLILDNIEDPHNLGSIMRTADAAGAHGIIIPKRRAVGLTSTVAKTSTGAIEHVKVARVTNMVQTVKQLQEQGLWIFGTDMNGTDYRRWDATGAVGLIIGNEGKGISPLLKKSVDEMLTIPMIGHVQSLNASVAASLLIYQGYTSRHPLGN from the coding sequence ATGAAGGGAGGGTTTCAAGTGTCAAATGATGAACAGCAACAAACTAACCAAGAACCAGCCGATTTTGTGATTGGTCGTCATCCGGCGATGGCTGCAATCAAGAGTGAACAACAAATTAATAAGGTGTTTATTCAAAGTGGCCTTCAAGCGGATGTCTTAAATGATATTGCTAAAATTGCGAAGAAACGCAACTTAATCGTTCAGTACGTGCCCAAGCAGAAGTTGGACCGTTTAACTGACAATGCGAACCATCAAGGGGTTGCCGTGGGGGTCGCAGCGTTTGAATATGCCACGATTGAGGACTTATTTGCCGTCGCTAAAGCTAAAAATGAACCACCATTCTTCTTGATCCTTGATAATATCGAAGATCCTCACAATTTGGGGTCCATTATGCGGACTGCGGATGCTGCTGGTGCGCATGGGATTATTATTCCTAAACGCCGCGCGGTTGGGTTAACGAGTACCGTAGCCAAAACGTCAACTGGTGCGATTGAGCATGTGAAGGTTGCGCGGGTCACAAACATGGTTCAAACGGTCAAACAGTTACAAGAACAAGGCCTCTGGATCTTTGGAACGGATATGAACGGGACAGACTACCGGCGTTGGGACGCTACTGGCGCGGTTGGCTTGATCATTGGTAACGAAGGCAAAGGGATTTCCCCACTGCTGAAAAAGAGTGTTGATGAGATGCTGACGATTCCGATGATTGGTCATGTTCAGAGTTTGAATGCGAGTGTCGCGGCCAGCTTATTGATCTATCAAGGATATACGTCGCGTCATCCACTTGGAAATTAA
- the rplL gene encoding 50S ribosomal protein L7/L12 has protein sequence MAFDKDSIIASLKEASISDLNDLVKAIEDEFDVSASAPVAVAGAAGGDAAAAKDSYDVELTESGDQKVKAIKAVRDITGLGLKDAKGLVDNVPSVVKEGVSEDEANDIKAKLEEVGGVVTLK, from the coding sequence ATGGCTTTTGATAAAGATAGTATTATTGCTTCATTAAAAGAAGCATCAATTTCAGATTTAAACGACTTAGTTAAGGCTATCGAAGACGAATTCGATGTCTCAGCTTCAGCACCAGTTGCTGTTGCTGGCGCTGCTGGTGGCGATGCTGCTGCAGCTAAGGATTCATACGATGTTGAATTAACTGAATCAGGCGACCAAAAGGTTAAGGCTATCAAGGCCGTTCGTGATATCACTGGTCTTGGCTTGAAAGACGCTAAGGGTCTTGTTGACAACGTACCTTCAGTTGTTAAGGAAGGCGTTTCAGAAGACGAAGCTAACGACATCAAGGCTAAACTTGAAGAAGTTGGTGGCGTAGTTACCCTTAAGTAG